The Daucus carota subsp. sativus chromosome 7, DH1 v3.0, whole genome shotgun sequence genome window below encodes:
- the LOC108193794 gene encoding two-component response regulator ARR5 — MATSDVLSRHRWSEKADNFGHDVHVLAVDDSLIDRKVIERLLKITSCKVTAVDSGIRALQYLGLEKNSVGFDGLKIDMIITDYCMPGMTGYELLKKIKGSSTFREVPVVIMSSENVLARIDRCLEEGAEDFIVKPVKLSDVKRLKDYMFGEDKIPNEKQETNKRKLSEISSEPEISEPEFSASPSPPSSVSDSSPKSLSSSPSLDSSTTISSTESPQSSTPSSPPCSPSLLTSPTRRLKMTNLELD; from the exons ATGGCTACAAGTGATGTGTTGTCCAGGCATAGATGGTCCGAAAAGGCCGATAATTTCGGACATGATGTGCATGTGTTGGCGGTTGATGATAGTCTCATTGATAGGAAAGTCATTGAACGGCTACTTAAAATCACCTCATGCAAAG TAACGGCTGTTGATAGTGGAATAAGAGCTTTGCAATACTTGGGTCTGGAGAAGAACTCTGTTGGATTCGAT GGTTTGAAAATTGATATGATTATCACTGATTACTGTATGCCTGGAATGACTGGTTATGAGTTGCTGAAAAAGATTAAG GGATCATCTACATTCAGGGAAGTCCCTGTTGTGATCATGTCATCGGAAAATGTATTAGCAAGAATTGACAG ATGTTTGGAAGAAGGTGCTGAGGATTTCATTGTAAAGCCTGTTAAATTATCCGATGTGAAACGCTTGAAAGATTACATGTTTGGTGAAGATAAAATCCCGAATGAAAAACAGGAAACGAACAAGAGAAAATTATCAGAAATTTCATCAGAACCGGAGATTTCAGAACCAGAATTCTCAGCCTCCCCATCACCACCATCATCGGTCTCAGATTCCTCACCAAAGTCTCTATCATCATCGCCATCCCTGGACTCATCAACAACTATATCGTCTACAGAATCGCCACAATCATCAACGCCATCGTCTCCACCTTGTTCGCCATCGTTACTAACATCTCCCACTAGGCGGCTTAAAATGACCAACTTAGAATTAGATTAA